TTGAAATTGGTGAGATGATGGGCATACCTCTACTTGATCATATTATAGTTGGGGGAAACGATTATACAAGTTTAAAAGAAGAAGATGTAATATAGTCAATTTTATTAAATTTTCAAGAAAATCAATATTGTGATAAATGGAATATAAGAAAGGTGGAAATTTATAATGGCTTTTGATTTTTTGGGAGCACCCTTTTCTCGGGATATGGGGGTGGATCTGGGAACGGCTAATACTTTAGTTTTTGTAAAAGGAAAGGGAATCATAACCAGAGAACCCTCGGTAGTGGCTTTAAGAACGGAAAACAATGAAGTCATGGCTGTGGGAAAAGAAGCTAAAAACATGATAGGAAGGACTCCTGGCAACATAGTAGCAGTGAGACCTATGAAAAACGGAGTGATTGCTGATTTTGATGTAACTCATTCGATGCTGAGATATTTTATTACTCGAGCTCATAAAAGAACTCGCCTTGTGCGTCCCAGAATAATAGTCTGCGTTCCTTCCGGGGTTACCGAAGTTGAAAAGAGAGCTGTGCTTGATGCTGCCAAGCAGGCTGGAGCCCGTAAAGCATTTTTAATAGAAGAACCTATGGCTGCTGCTATAGGGGCAGAACTTCCGGTGAATGAACCAGCTGGCAGCATGATAGTCGATATTGGTGGTGGAACTACGGAAGTCGCAGTTATCAGCCTGGGAGGAATTGTTAGCAGTAAATCAATCAGAATCGGTGGAGATGAAATGGACGAAGCCCTTGTCCAGTATATAAAAAAGCATTACAATGTTATGATAGGTGAGCGCACAGCTGAAGAAGTAAAAACTGAAATTGCCACTGCTTATGCAGAAGGAGAAAAAATTGAAAAGGAAGTCCGGGGCAGGGATCTTGTTAGTGGCCTTCCTCGCAATCTGAATATATCTACTGAAGAAGTAAGGAATGCTATTAAAGAACCAATTGCCAGTATTCTGGAAGCAGTCAAAATAACTCTGGAGAGAACACCTCCTGAACTATCATCTGATATTATGGATTTTGGTATAGTTTTAACCGGAGGCGGGGCACTTTTAAAAGGAATGGACAGGTTGATAGCAGAGGAAACTGAGATTCCAGTGCATCTCGCAGAAGAACCTCTGGACTGCGTGGTAAAAGGAACTGGAAAAGCTCTGGAAGAGATCGAGTCTCTGCAGAATGTTTTAATTTCTCCTAAAAAGATATCCTGATCGAGGGGATTAAACTTGGAATATTTAAGCAACAAAAACTTAAAGTTGGCTGCAGTCTTACTGTTGTTATTCATTTTGCTTTTTGCCAATACAGCCAATATTGACTTTTATTTTTTCAACTGGCTGGAAAATGGTGTTTACAATTTAATTTCTCCCTTTTTAAATGTCGTCGAGAACGTAATTTCTTCTATAAATAATTATTATGTGGCTTTTTTAAAAACCGGTGAAATTCTAGAAGAAAATGAGCGCTTAAGAAAAGAAGTAGCCAGATTGTCCACGGATAATGCAATTTTGGAAGAAGCCAGAGAACAAAATGAACGTTTTAGAGATCTGCTTTCATTTAGGGGGACAGTACCAGGAGAACCTGATATTTTATCAACTGGTGTTGTTGGTTACAGTCCTGCTACCTGGCAGAGGATGTTAACCGTTAATTCTGGCAGAAATGATGGTGTAAAAGTTGGCATGCCGGTAATGGGATATCAGGGGAATTTGATAGGCAGAGTGGAAAAAGC
This DNA window, taken from Halarsenatibacter silvermanii, encodes the following:
- a CDS encoding rod shape-determining protein, whose protein sequence is MAFDFLGAPFSRDMGVDLGTANTLVFVKGKGIITREPSVVALRTENNEVMAVGKEAKNMIGRTPGNIVAVRPMKNGVIADFDVTHSMLRYFITRAHKRTRLVRPRIIVCVPSGVTEVEKRAVLDAAKQAGARKAFLIEEPMAAAIGAELPVNEPAGSMIVDIGGGTTEVAVISLGGIVSSKSIRIGGDEMDEALVQYIKKHYNVMIGERTAEEVKTEIATAYAEGEKIEKEVRGRDLVSGLPRNLNISTEEVRNAIKEPIASILEAVKITLERTPPELSSDIMDFGIVLTGGGALLKGMDRLIAEETEIPVHLAEEPLDCVVKGTGKALEEIESLQNVLISPKKIS
- the mreC gene encoding rod shape-determining protein MreC, encoding MLFILLFANTANIDFYFFNWLENGVYNLISPFLNVVENVISSINNYYVAFLKTGEILEENERLRKEVARLSTDNAILEEAREQNERFRDLLSFRGTVPGEPDILSTGVVGYSPATWQRMLTVNSGRNDGVKVGMPVMGYQGNLIGRVEKAGMNSSQVKLISDPEFQVGGRVARSDSRALGLVRGLPESDEEVIMENIRWDADIEEGDLIVTSAVSDNYPPGIPIGEVKKVEVGKQGLSQVAEVNLKGFQRTAEEAVIIKEW